Genomic window (Synergistes jonesii):
AAGCCGTAAGGATAATAAAAGACATGGCTCTTAATATCGGCGTTCTGGAAAAGATTAAATCGCTCCTTGGAGGTAAAGTATCTGTTGAAGTGAGGTGAGCCGCATGGCGGTGATATTTGATTGTTCGTCGGATATTGCAATGTTCCGAAAGCCGTATACCACGACGTCGTCGGTCTCATTCGCCTTTCTGCCGCCAACCGCCGCAGCCGGGCTTATATGCGCGATTATAGGAGAAGACAATGAGTCTGCGGACGACGGCTGCAACGCGGCTTATTGGCGCAGGATGGCTGGGACGAGCATAGCCGTCAAAATATGCAGTCCTGTGAGGTGGTTCAGAGGCGCTTTAAATTTCTGGAATGTCAAAGAGCCTCAAAAATCGCCGCATATTCAGGTAAAGCATCAATTTTTGTATGCGCCGAAATATAGGGTTTTCGTTAAGGGCACGCTTGAAGAAAGGCTGAATGAAAAACTCTCAAAGGGAGAATTCATATATACGCCGTATCTTGGCATGGCCTACGCAATATCGGATATCGCCTATGTGGGCAAGTGCGACGACGTTCCTCTTGACGGCTACAGCGGCGCGGTGGACAGCGTAATTCCTCTGGCGGAGGGAGTATCGGTAGATTTTTCCGCGACAAAGAGAATATTCAAGGAGATAATGCCGTTTGAGTTTGACGAAAAGCGCGCGCTGAAGAACTCTTTGCAAGTCCTATACTCCGACGGCGTAAACAAAATTGTTCTGAAAGAGAAGGGCAAAGCAAATGTTGCCAGATGCATGGAAGACGTTATTGCTTGGTTCCCTGAATGGTGATTTGGAAAGCCACCCCGGACACAGGCTGACAGATCACCTCCTGGAAAGCTGCCGTCTTGCAGAAGCGCTGTTAAAACAGCACAGCCTTGGTACGAGATACGAAAAAACCGTTGTCCCGGCAGCAGTAACACATGATGCCGCGAAAGCGCAAAAAGCTTTTCAAGAACATCTGCATGGAGGCAAAGGGGTTGAGCACGCGGCCCCTTCCGCCTTCTTCTCACTGCCCTTAACCAAAGACGGCGAGATATCCGACGCATTCATAACCGCGGAAGCTGTAAGACGGCATCACACACACCTCCAAAACTGGAACGATATAAAAACTGTCTGGGCAAAGGATGGCTTTATGAAATGGCTTTCCGAGATGCGCTTACTTATACCTGACTGGGAGTGGGAAGGCTGCGATGCTATCGCCGAAGATATAAGGGATTTCCTTTTCGACAACGTTCCAGAAGATGGTGTGAACGAAGCCGAAATCGCAGGCTACTGGTTCCGCCTTCGCACCACGCTTTCTCTGCTTGTCGCGGCGGACAGGATGAACGCCGTCGGGATCACTTATACGGAATTTCAGCCTCTGCCGGATTTCCAAGAAAAATCTTT
Coding sequences:
- the cas5b gene encoding type I-B CRISPR-associated protein Cas5b codes for the protein MAVIFDCSSDIAMFRKPYTTTSSVSFAFLPPTAAAGLICAIIGEDNESADDGCNAAYWRRMAGTSIAVKICSPVRWFRGALNFWNVKEPQKSPHIQVKHQFLYAPKYRVFVKGTLEERLNEKLSKGEFIYTPYLGMAYAISDIAYVGKCDDVPLDGYSGAVDSVIPLAEGVSVDFSATKRIFKEIMPFEFDEKRALKNSLQVLYSDGVNKIVLKEKGKANVARCMEDVIAWFPEW